One genomic region from Robbsia betulipollinis encodes:
- a CDS encoding MFS transporter: MDAKWTSTQRNVVIAAVGSWTLDAFDFFLLVFLLSDIAKTYSVGIPRVTLAILLTLAVRPVGALLFGRAAEKYGRRPVLMANILVFSVLELASGFAPTLTVFLILRVLYGVAMGGVWGVASSLAMETVPPRSRGLVSGLFQAGYPFGYLIASVVYGALVSAVGWRGLFMIGALPVLMIVFIWFKVPESPVWLTARERKHDTALWPILRREWKLGVYAVLLMACFNFFSHGTQDLYPTFLKVQHHFDPHTVSIIAITYNIAAMIGGITFGTMSERIGRRKAIIIAVLLSLPVLPLWAFSQSSLMIGVGAFLMQFMVQGAWGVIPAYLNELAPEGTRAVLPGFVYQLGNLLASVNATLQAVLAERHGGNYGFAMACVAGTVAVLIAVFVYFGRDTQGQRFEVDESLVGRDATARRSL, from the coding sequence ATGGATGCGAAATGGACTTCGACGCAACGCAATGTGGTGATTGCGGCGGTCGGCAGCTGGACGCTCGATGCCTTTGACTTCTTCCTGCTGGTTTTTCTCCTGAGCGATATCGCCAAGACCTATTCGGTCGGCATTCCGCGCGTCACGCTGGCGATATTGCTGACCTTGGCGGTTCGGCCCGTCGGCGCGCTGCTGTTCGGGCGCGCCGCCGAGAAATATGGCCGGCGTCCGGTCCTGATGGCGAACATTCTGGTCTTTTCGGTGCTGGAACTCGCATCGGGCTTCGCCCCCACGCTGACGGTTTTCCTGATCTTGCGGGTCCTGTACGGCGTGGCGATGGGCGGCGTCTGGGGCGTCGCGTCGTCCCTGGCGATGGAAACGGTGCCGCCGCGCTCGCGCGGACTGGTCTCCGGCCTGTTCCAGGCAGGCTATCCGTTCGGCTATCTCATCGCGTCGGTGGTCTACGGCGCGCTGGTGTCGGCCGTCGGCTGGCGCGGCTTGTTCATGATCGGCGCCCTGCCCGTGCTGATGATCGTCTTCATCTGGTTCAAGGTACCGGAATCGCCCGTCTGGCTGACCGCGCGCGAACGCAAGCACGATACCGCCCTGTGGCCGATCCTGCGACGCGAATGGAAACTGGGCGTCTACGCAGTGCTGCTGATGGCCTGCTTCAACTTCTTCAGTCACGGCACCCAGGATCTGTATCCGACCTTCCTGAAGGTCCAGCATCATTTCGATCCGCACACGGTCAGCATCATTGCCATCACCTACAACATCGCGGCGATGATCGGCGGCATCACGTTCGGCACGATGTCGGAGCGCATCGGACGCCGCAAGGCCATCATCATCGCCGTTCTGCTCTCGCTGCCGGTTCTGCCGCTGTGGGCGTTCTCGCAAAGCTCGCTGATGATCGGCGTGGGTGCCTTTTTGATGCAGTTCATGGTGCAGGGCGCCTGGGGCGTAATACCCGCCTATCTGAATGAACTGGCGCCGGAAGGCACGCGCGCGGTGTTGCCGGGCTTCGTGTATCAGCTCGGCAATCTGCTCGCCTCGGTCAACGCTACCCTGCAGGCGGTGCTCGCCGAACGTCACGGTGGCAACTATGGCTTCGCGATGGCCTGCGTGGCCGGCACCGTCGCGGTGCTGATCGCGGTTTTCGTGTATTTCGGACGCGATACGCAGGGTCAGCGCTTCGAGGTCGACGAGTCGCTCGTCGGACGGGACGCCACCGCCCGGCGTTCGCTCTGA